Part of the Brevibacillus brevis genome is shown below.
TTCCGGGAACTTGACCAAGCCGCCCTCGATGACCAGTACATCCGGGCGTCTCTGCTCGACAATCTTGCCGACATTGGCAGGACGGGATACGTCACAAATCACTGCCCCCGATTTGATCAATTCAGGGTGCAGCAGCTCCCCGATGCTGCTCGTCGCGACCAGGATGACATCGAGCTCTGGCAAGAAGGAATCGATATCGACGCCGTACCGGATTGGCGGTTCCAGCTTGGCATGACGGAACAGCCGCTCGATATCCGCAATGACGCTTTCGCCCATCAGCTCTTCGCGATTCTGCTCCTGCACCTCGCCCGCCTGGAACAGTTCATACAGCCTGTGGCGCACGGGGGAGAGTTCGAGATCGAAAATGGCTTCGCTTTGCAAAACCGACAAGATTCTGGCTCTGACCCCTGTATACTCTTTGTGGTAAAGCAGGGCGTGCAAATAGATTTCGTTGGCCAGTTCCCTCAGCCTCTCCATGTTGAGCTGCTCATTACTCTTTCTGCCAATCAATACGATATTTTCCATTTTTTGAGACAAAAGAATCGCACAAAGACGGCCGATGGACCCATTGGCGCCCACGACAGCTCCTCTGCATGTATCGATGGAAATATCCATTTTGGCTGCGCCTGTCAACAAGGCATTCACTGATGTAATGACGGTAAACGTATTGCCGGTCGTTAAGATTTCATGGTCTAGCATCATGTCACGGACATCGATGCCGCCGCGTGTGACGATGGAGGTGTAGGCACCGAGCCCGAATACGGTTGCGCCCATTTCACGGCCTTCGAGGATCGCGGCTCGAATCGCGGAGACGACTTCCTTTCTCGGACGCTCCAACACCTTGGGACCGCCGTACGGAATGGCGATAATGCTGCCGGTGGCAACCTCTCCATGCTTCGATGAGATTTTGGAAAGGGTGCAGACCACTCCCGGATCTCCGTAATCGGCCTGCCACTCCAATATTTCCGACAGCTCTGATTCCTGAAATTGTTCAAACGATGGTGTGTTGAGAGCTAGATCTCTCGTTTGAGGGTAGTGTGCAATAAAGGCAAAATTGCGCTGAGGCTCTTGGCTGGTCGAAGAAACGATAATCTCTCTTCTTCTGGGACGATAGTCTGTAATCGTCTCGGGGACGGTATTGTCTTGAATCGTATACCGGTATAAATGATAGAAGTCGCGGTAATAGAGTATCTCGCAGGTCCGATCGATGGCGAGGAGCAGCTGGTCGATTTCTTCCTTGGGCATCGTGAGCGGCGGTTCAATCCGCACGGCCATTTCCTGGTTGAGGTAAGGCATGATTCTCAGTTTGTACACGTTGAGCAAAAAGCCGCTGATCAGATAGCCGAGACCGCCCTGCGAGCAGAGGATGGAAAACTCAAAGGAATCGCCCGCATCAATTTCTTCAAATTCAATGGCTTGCAAATAAGCCTCTCCGCGGACTTCCTTGATGACGCCCGGCCACTTCCGCTGAATGTGCTCCAGACGCTCCCGCATGTAGGCCCCATTTTGCTTGACCTGCTCGAAAATGTGAGGGTTTTGGTCCATATACGTCAGAAATGCCAGGCTGACGGAGCATGTAAAATTGTTGTTGGCAAACGTCGAGCTGTGATTTTTCCCAAAATCGTCGCCTTCCCAAAGCGCAGGAGTGCTCATGCACACGCTGATGGGAACAATTCCTCCGCCCAACGCTTTGGAGAGAAGCAGGATATCCGGCTGCAAGCCTTGCTCGACGCACACGGCCCAATTGCCCATCCGCCCGAGCCCTGTCTGGATCTCATCCAGAATAAACAGCACGCCGTACTGACGGCACAGCTCCTGGGCCTTTCTCAAGTAATCGGGCGATGGCACGCGCACTCCGCCTTCCCCCTGAACGGGCTCGACCAGAAATCCGGCAATGTCGGCTCCTTGCTCTTGCAACACCTTTTCCAGTGCTTCCACATCGTTGAACGGGATTTTGATATAGTCGGAGGTATCTATGAAAAACGGCTTCTGATAGACTTCCTGTCCAGTCGCTGCCAACGCGCCTGTCGTTTTCCCGTGAAAGCTTTTCAGGGTACTGACGATTTTGCGTTTTCGCGTCGACGCTCTGGCCAGCTTGATCGCCGCTTCCACAGCTTCAGCGCCGCTTTGTCCGAAGGTGCAGACAGACAGATCTCCCGGCATTTTCTCACTCAGAAACTCGGCCAATTCCTCCGCCTTGATCGGCGTGGACGGCTGGCACAGACTCGGAAGCTGTCTCTCCCTGATGTCATCCAAAGCTGCCCAGATCGCCTCATGGTTGTACCCGAGGGGAACAGCGCCATATTGCGCGATGAAATCCGTATAGCGCGTGCCGTCTCCTTCGAATAAGTAGTGACCTTCCCCCCTGACGTACTTTTTGTCCATCTTGAAAATGCGAAGCAAGTCTGCAACCACGGGGTTCAATCTCTTCACCGTCGTTTCCTCCAACTCTATGGTAAATTTACTTGTTGCCTTTTGCCATGAACAACGGAATCACCAAATACAGGCCGTAGGCAAACGCCATCCAGATCGTAAAGGCGAGCAATTGTTCAGAGGATAGCTTGGAAAAAAACACATCACGGTTCCACAGCACAAACGCGTCGATGATGAGCCCAACCGCGCTGCCGATCGTTCCCAGCTTCACTGCCGCGTAAGGACTCGGGTCCAACCTGCGAAAGATGA
Proteins encoded:
- a CDS encoding aminotransferase class III-fold pyridoxal phosphate-dependent enzyme translates to MKRLNPVVADLLRIFKMDKKYVRGEGHYLFEGDGTRYTDFIAQYGAVPLGYNHEAIWAALDDIRERQLPSLCQPSTPIKAEELAEFLSEKMPGDLSVCTFGQSGAEAVEAAIKLARASTRKRKIVSTLKSFHGKTTGALAATGQEVYQKPFFIDTSDYIKIPFNDVEALEKVLQEQGADIAGFLVEPVQGEGGVRVPSPDYLRKAQELCRQYGVLFILDEIQTGLGRMGNWAVCVEQGLQPDILLLSKALGGGIVPISVCMSTPALWEGDDFGKNHSSTFANNNFTCSVSLAFLTYMDQNPHIFEQVKQNGAYMRERLEHIQRKWPGVIKEVRGEAYLQAIEFEEIDAGDSFEFSILCSQGGLGYLISGFLLNVYKLRIMPYLNQEMAVRIEPPLTMPKEEIDQLLLAIDRTCEILYYRDFYHLYRYTIQDNTVPETITDYRPRRREIIVSSTSQEPQRNFAFIAHYPQTRDLALNTPSFEQFQESELSEILEWQADYGDPGVVCTLSKISSKHGEVATGSIIAIPYGGPKVLERPRKEVVSAIRAAILEGREMGATVFGLGAYTSIVTRGGIDVRDMMLDHEILTTGNTFTVITSVNALLTGAAKMDISIDTCRGAVVGANGSIGRLCAILLSQKMENIVLIGRKSNEQLNMERLRELANEIYLHALLYHKEYTGVRARILSVLQSEAIFDLELSPVRHRLYELFQAGEVQEQNREELMGESVIADIERLFRHAKLEPPIRYGVDIDSFLPELDVILVATSSIGELLHPELIKSGAVICDVSRPANVGKIVEQRRPDVLVIEGGLVKFPEELSFGQNLGYKPGVNLACLSETILLTLENSNRSMGIGGRITMEDMYYIQDLAEKHGFTLASLHSFEKEIDDDYIARVKEAANEKVVSKLS